Within bacterium, the genomic segment CAGATCAAAACGCGTCGTTATTACGAACCCTACCTCGCCGATCCGCGCCCCATCATCCTGCTCGGCGCAGGTGGTTTCGAAGACAAAACCATTCAATGCCTCTGGGAAGACTTTGCTAAATCCGGCTGAAAATGAAATCTTCCGAGAATTCCAAAAAGAATATTGCATCCAGCGCACCGCTCCGTCAGTACGTTCGCCCCTCCATGCGCATGGTCGCTGAAAAAGCCGGAGTGGCCATGGCCACCGTATCAGGCATCCTCAGCAATCGTTCTGACTGCTACGCATCCGAAGAAACCCGGCAGCGCGTCAAAGCCATGTGCCTCGAACTTGGTTATCGTCCATCCATCATGGCGCGCGCCCTGCATGGCAAACCGACGGCTACCGTGGGGCTCTTAGTACCCTACATTCACTCCGCCGAGATTGTCGCTCGCGAGATGGCCAGTTTTGAGAGGGGTGCCAACGCCCAAGGCTCCATGGTAATACTGACCTCCTCGCAAAACGATCCGGCCCAGGAAGATCGCATGCTCATCGAACTGGTGGATCGTTATGTGGATGGCATCGCCATCTACCCGACGGAACAGGGATCCCATCAAGAACTTCGGCGCCTGGTCATGCGCGGCTTCCCCATTGTGACCTTCGATGCCGCCGAGCGCTTGCCCTTCAAAACCGACGATGTGAGCGCCTGCCAGTTTGAGGGTGGGTGCATGCAGGCTCGACACCTTCTGGATATTGGACGGCGCAGGGCCTGCGTCATAACCAGCTCCGGGAATATCTACGTGAACACGCGAAAGCTCGCCGGACTGGAGCAGACGCTCGCCAAGGCCGGCTGTCCACCTGTCAAACGAATGGAAATCCCCATTGTGGACGATCGCGGGGGTTACCGCAACGAGACGCCGGATACCCTGCGCCACCTTCTTGGCGAGTGCGATGCGCTGGTCGCACCCGGCGACCTGCTGGCGCTGACAGCCCTGCACATGGCGCTTAACCTGGGGATACGGGTCCCCGCCGATCTTGCGATCATCGGGTACAATGACATGTCCTTTGTCAATCTCACGAATCCACCGCTGACCACCATTCACGATCCCGCTGAAGAAATGGGAAGCCAGGCCTTCGAGCTTCTCCAACAACGCATCAATGGAACCGCCGGCAACAAACCGCGCAGGATCGAAATCATGCCGACGCTTCACATCCGCGGTTCCACTGTAGCAGTCTGAAAACGGGAAGGAGCCAGGGTCACATCGGAAGGAGCCAGGTCACATCGTAACATTTTACATCCTAACCATTTTGATCACTTTCCCTGACAGTCGAGCCAAAGTCTTGTCGCGCTTGCAGGCAGCCCCCCGTAGCCATTCAGCACGTCGATGCGGCTATCCAAATCCTGGTCAATGAAAGCGCCTTGAAAGTGGCTGGGTTCGACTCCCTGAACCTGGGAAATCAAATATGGCGAGAAATATTTATAACGCAAGTTGCTTGCGTGTAGTGACTTAAGACAAGTCCAGCCGGCTGGACTGGCGGATCGGATTCAGCCGCAAGCGATTCAGGGACCTGTTTGCGATCCCTGGCCCATCCCCGTCATCGCCCATTGGAAGCCCCGCCCGCACGTAGGCGCGGGCCTTTTGCGGCATATCAGTCGGTCTCTGCCGTCGAGACTTTTTAAGCAAGAGGTTACGATGTGACCCCGGCACCCTGTTAACGTGTACTGAAGCCGGTCGTAAATTCAAGTTCGGCGGGGCCCGGGTGTCGTTGATCCGTCTTCCCGTCCCCCAGTACAAGAAGCGTTCCCTGCGGGAATGTGACGGAAAGTCGTTGTCCTGCGATCTGAACCCGGATCGGACCCTGAGGCGTCGGGACTTCGGCACAGGCCCATTCAAGTCCGGATACAGCCGGCTTCAGGGTAAATTCCGCCCAGCCGCACTTGAGCGGACGCAAGCCGAACAACTCCGCCGAGAGGAGCGGCAACGGACCGCTGCTCCAGGCGTGACACAGGCTCTTGGCAAAAGGCCGGCCGTAAAAGGCATAGCGCTCCGGCTCAGGGATTGCCACCTCATGAGCCTCCCAGAACGTGGACGCCCCCGCGTCCAGCATGCTGCCCCAATAATCGCGGATCATCGCCAGCATGGCCTCATGCTCCCCACATGCCGCTAACGCACGCGCCTCAAAAAACATCATGTAGGGGGTACCGACCGGAGCCACCGCCTTGTTCAACAAAACATTGCGAAGAACATCCGGCCGCTGTTCAAGGGTACACACACCCGAAAGAACGGCCAGCGCGTTGCATTGACGTCCAAAATGCACGTCCGTTTTCTCCGGTTCGACATTATCCAGAAAGAGCTTCCGGCCGGAATCCCAGAAGAACGCGCGACAGGTAGTCCTGAGCTCATCCGCCTGCCGGGCAAACTCACTGGCCGCCGTTTCATGGCCGACTGCACGGTGCAGATCCGCAGCGGCGTCCAGGGCCATCACATGCAGGAAATTGAGGAACGAGCAAACCCCTCCGGTATGCACATCCGCCCAGTCCACGTAAATCCAGCTAAACCGGTCCGAAGGCAACAGGCACCGGTTATCCGTCTTTTTCCTGATCGCCGCCATCAGTTTGCCGCAATAGGGCAGCAGGCTCTGCAGGAAGGCGCTATCACCACAATGCAGGGCATGGTCACGGGCCGCCATGATCCAGAAAAGACTGTAGGTGATCGTGCCGTTGATATCGGCCTCTTCCGGATCTTCCCCCATTAGTGCGGAGAGCGAATATTCGGAGATGGGCGTCTCGAAAAAGGATTGATAGTTACCCAGATTACAGACAAACAGATCCCCCACCCAGGGTAACCGGTCGCGCTTCAAGCCATCCACGAAAACCAACTGCATGCAGGCGCGTAGCGTATAGGCCGCATGCATCCAGATGGACGTCAGGCGTTGATCTGAGCAGGCGAAAGCGCCTTGATAGCGTGTGGGATAAACGGAGGCCAAGGCCTGGGCTGACGTGATCTGGACGCCGGGAGTATGGCCCAATCGCAGATACCGGAATGCCAGTTTCGTTTCGCTCCTGAATTCGCCTTCGCCCGCAACCGGCAACACTGGCACGACCTGCTCCCGGACGTCATCGCACGGATTCAAGGCCTCGACCTTACTCTCCCCGACATAGACCGCTATGGGCCCCTCGCCTTGGGCGCTCACGGCAACCCGGGCGAGTAATTGGAGGCCGGCATCATAGAGTCCGTCTTCATCCACATCCAACACCACAGGCAGTTCAGGCAGTGTTTCCTGATGAGGAAAGCGGCGGTCACCCTCAAACGGAAAACACCGCGGAGCGTGCCACTTCAAATCATCCACGCTGACCTTCCAATCCTGATCAGATTGAAGAGACGGCGCCGCAAGCAGGAACGTGGGCGGGCCCCCATTGGCGACCACACGGATTTGGATAGTGTTCTCGCCCGGCACCAGATACGGCGCCAGGTCCAGCGTGAATTTCTGCGGTTCCCCGGAGGTGTTCGTCAGCAACACAACCCGGGAATCGGTCTTCAGATAGAGACTGCCATTGAAATACAGGGTACAGGGAACCGAGGCCGGCACGGATGCCAACGTGAATCTCCGGCGGGCATAGAGGGTGGGTTGGACCGTTCGATACCGTCCCGGATGATAAATATTTACACAGGTTGTAAAGGCCTCACGCCGCGTACGGTCCAACAGCCACGCCTCAAGATTCCCCGGCGTATAGAGCCAGAGCGGTCCCCCGCTCTTCTCAGACCAAAGACTCAGCCCCGTTTTGTCCGGACGACACTCCTTGACTGAATAGGCCGGATCTATCACACAGGGTTCAGATAACACAAACGGATCTATTTTCATATCATCGCCCTTCGTGTGAAAAACCATTATCGCGCCCCCGGCCCCATGAGGATCGCGCCAGCAGCACCTTTGCCGGTACGGGGAGTGCCGCAAAAATCCTGAAATTGCGGACCCGCAAACTGCCAAGCATAAAGCTCGCCAATGGTCGTCCGCGCATCCGCCAGGGTTCCGCGTGCCATGCGCAGAAAGTCCAGCGTCACCGCGAGGTGACGGCCCGATGGTGTTCCGCCCACATGGAGGTCGGCGCTATTGGCCAATGACCCCTGCAACGCGGAACCGGCGGCGGCGGCGTCCTCTTTCCCGTCCACATAGGCCTTGAGCATCCCTGTCGCATGATCGGCCTCCACTATCAGGTGATGCCACTGACCATCGTTCAGGCGGGTGCGGGTGACGAGGTTGCGGGCATCAGAGTTGTAGCGCAGCGTGAGATCGGCCTTGCCCTGTTCATTGATGACAAGCGAATACCCTGATCCGGCCAGTTTCTCAACGAGCACGCCGTGGGCTTCGGGCCCGGTGCGGAAGTACGCCTCAATCAGGAAACTCGAGTCAGCAATCTGGGGATCGAAATCCATCGACGGATCTACGCGGTCCACCTTCACCGGGGCATTCTTGAGTGTCAGGTATTGATCCCGTCCGTTGAGATGCAACGCACCCCGGGTCCAGTCTTCCAAGGGGCCATCGACATAATCCTCTTTCCCGACGTTCTTCCCGATAAGCGGGAAGGTCGGCGCCTTGTAATAGGCGTCCCGGTGACCGAACTGGGAGGTCATAAACCAATGCTCGTCAACGACCAGCGCAGGATCTTTTTCGTTACAGGTGAAGTTCCATTCGCCCACCATGGCATACAGTCCCCACGGCACGAAAACCCGTACGCCGCGGCCGGCCACGGCCGAATTGCCGACCGGACGGAAGTCGAGTTTCGCCGGGTCGCGCAGCAGCGGCGTGTCGGCAAGGATGCCGGCCGTGGAACTCATCGCCCCGTTGGTCGCCAAGGCTCTGGAGAACGCGGTGACATCCGCATAGTCACCGCCCTGGGATTCAAATACCGCGACTTTCCCTGTGATGTCGAACAGCACGTTGTTGGCATACGCCATCGTGGAATAGTCGAACGCCTCCACCTTCTGGCCGGCATCGCGGGTATTGGGATCCACCCCTTCTTTGTCACTGTGCCGGAACACCATTTGCGAAATGTTTTCGAATACATTGGCCAGGTATTTATTACGCCCGGCCTGGGGGGCCTGGCGCCGCGACCCTTGCTGGAACCGGAACGCCGTGTTATGGAAGAAGGTGTTCTGGTAAGAGATGATCTCCTGGAATGCCGATGTGTTTGCCGTGGCTTTAGGGTCGCCGGCCAGGGCGTTGTTCTTGCCCCAGGCAATATTGTTGAAATGGTAGTTCTTGAACGCCCCATCCAGATAGTAGGCATGCCCGAAGGTGCGCCCGCCCCAGTTCATCATCCCAACGGGGTTCCGCGAGACGTTGTCAAACACGTAGAAGGGACCGCCCTGCCAGGTTTCAATACCGCCCCAGTCATTCGCCATCATTAATGAATCGACGACCTTGTTATGATGGATCAGAATGCGTGACAGGGGAACCTCATATCCGGCCTCACTCGCTTTGCCCCCAAAAATAAAAAGCCCCGACCCGCCGCAACGCTCCACCACATTGCCCGCAATCTCGGCAACTTCGGGATATTCCACCGCGAGCGCCATCTGGCCATTTGGACGAAGGGGTCGAAAGCCGATGTCCTCAAGATGGTTGCGCAAGATGCTCAGGTTACCGAGCGAACCCGGCTTGCTCTTTTGCCCCCACCCCGTGCCATCGGCCACCTCAAGTCCCCCGTGATCGGTATGGGCGATGGCATTATCAAGAATGGTGACGTTATCGATCCGGTCCTTTGCCCCGCGGACCTTGATGCGGATCCCCTTGGCCATATACTCAAACGTGCAGTTCCGGATGACGATATCCGACCCGGACCCAACCATCCGGAAACCCGCCGTATCCACATCGCCCGCGAAGGGTCGTGCGCCGAGATCCCAGAGAAGATTGCCGAACCGGAAGGCCAACCCGCTGATCGTGATATGACTCATCTCGGTGCCGTCAATGAGGGTGCGATGCCGGGCCGCTTCGATGGTCACCGTCCGGGGATCCGCATCCCCCGGTAGACGGACATAGAGCCGCCCCCCAGTGCCTTGTTTATCGAACCAGAATTCGCCAGGCTGGTCCAGATAGTGAGGCTTGTCCTCAAGCCAGTAACGATGACCGGTTTTGAGACCGTCGCCGGAATCGCCAAGCCAGGGGCCCTGGAAGGCAATCGCCTTCTTCACGGGGTCGAACGCCTCGACGCGGGTTGCATAGGGAGCCCCCATGACAATTCCCCATTCACTCCAGACGGTGGCGCCCTCGTAATGCGAAGCGTCAGCGGTCAAATTCTTCGTATCCGCCCCGAGGTTGGCTTTGGTCTTACCGATGGTGACACGGTACTTGTTGCCCGGCCGCCACCAGTCCGGATTCTCCCAGCGCCAGCAGTCCTTGAGGATATTGTCCTGGCTGGCGCCATCCCAGTTGGGCGTGCGGGCCAGTTTCAGCCGGGTAACGCTCCCCGTCGGGTCCACCATGCACACGA encodes:
- a CDS encoding LamG-like jellyroll fold domain-containing protein, translating into MWSYRSPFVTSAIFSGLVLTTFAANPYSWQEPHATVKPTGDLEWAPRPFVFEQGASVRYVDFEAGDDTRAGTTKDQAWKHHPWDQNAAAQAKAAAGVDTYVFKRGTIYRGALSVPPGTAGTPGTPVRLTSDPQWGGGEAALYGSEAVTGWRQGGHENMPERDKVWVADLPFAPRLVCMVDPTGSVTRLKLARTPNWDGASQDNILKDCWRWENPDWWRPGNKYRVTIGKTKANLGADTKNLTADASHYEGATVWSEWGIVMGAPYATRVEAFDPVKKAIAFQGPWLGDSGDGLKTGHRYWLEDKPHYLDQPGEFWFDKQGTGGRLYVRLPGDADPRTVTIEAARHRTLIDGTEMSHITISGLAFRFGNLLWDLGARPFAGDVDTAGFRMVGSGSDIVIRNCTFEYMAKGIRIKVRGAKDRIDNVTILDNAIAHTDHGGLEVADGTGWGQKSKPGSLGNLSILRNHLEDIGFRPLRPNGQMALAVEYPEVAEIAGNVVERCGGSGLFIFGGKASEAGYEVPLSRILIHHNKVVDSLMMANDWGGIETWQGGPFYVFDNVSRNPVGMMNWGGRTFGHAYYLDGAFKNYHFNNIAWGKNNALAGDPKATANTSAFQEIISYQNTFFHNTAFRFQQGSRRQAPQAGRNKYLANVFENISQMVFRHSDKEGVDPNTRDAGQKVEAFDYSTMAYANNVLFDITGKVAVFESQGGDYADVTAFSRALATNGAMSSTAGILADTPLLRDPAKLDFRPVGNSAVAGRGVRVFVPWGLYAMVGEWNFTCNEKDPALVVDEHWFMTSQFGHRDAYYKAPTFPLIGKNVGKEDYVDGPLEDWTRGALHLNGRDQYLTLKNAPVKVDRVDPSMDFDPQIADSSFLIEAYFRTGPEAHGVLVEKLAGSGYSLVINEQGKADLTLRYNSDARNLVTRTRLNDGQWHHLIVEADHATGMLKAYVDGKEDAAAAGSALQGSLANSADLHVGGTPSGRHLAVTLDFLRMARGTLADARTTIGELYAWQFAGPQFQDFCGTPRTGKGAAGAILMGPGAR
- a CDS encoding alpha-L-rhamnosidase C-terminal domain-containing protein; translated protein: MKIDPFVLSEPCVIDPAYSVKECRPDKTGLSLWSEKSGGPLWLYTPGNLEAWLLDRTRREAFTTCVNIYHPGRYRTVQPTLYARRRFTLASVPASVPCTLYFNGSLYLKTDSRVVLLTNTSGEPQKFTLDLAPYLVPGENTIQIRVVANGGPPTFLLAAPSLQSDQDWKVSVDDLKWHAPRCFPFEGDRRFPHQETLPELPVVLDVDEDGLYDAGLQLLARVAVSAQGEGPIAVYVGESKVEALNPCDDVREQVVPVLPVAGEGEFRSETKLAFRYLRLGHTPGVQITSAQALASVYPTRYQGAFACSDQRLTSIWMHAAYTLRACMQLVFVDGLKRDRLPWVGDLFVCNLGNYQSFFETPISEYSLSALMGEDPEEADINGTITYSLFWIMAARDHALHCGDSAFLQSLLPYCGKLMAAIRKKTDNRCLLPSDRFSWIYVDWADVHTGGVCSFLNFLHVMALDAAADLHRAVGHETAASEFARQADELRTTCRAFFWDSGRKLFLDNVEPEKTDVHFGRQCNALAVLSGVCTLEQRPDVLRNVLLNKAVAPVGTPYMMFFEARALAACGEHEAMLAMIRDYWGSMLDAGASTFWEAHEVAIPEPERYAFYGRPFAKSLCHAWSSGPLPLLSAELFGLRPLKCGWAEFTLKPAVSGLEWACAEVPTPQGPIRVQIAGQRLSVTFPQGTLLVLGDGKTDQRHPGPAELEFTTGFSTR
- a CDS encoding LacI family DNA-binding transcriptional regulator, encoding MKSSENSKKNIASSAPLRQYVRPSMRMVAEKAGVAMATVSGILSNRSDCYASEETRQRVKAMCLELGYRPSIMARALHGKPTATVGLLVPYIHSAEIVAREMASFERGANAQGSMVILTSSQNDPAQEDRMLIELVDRYVDGIAIYPTEQGSHQELRRLVMRGFPIVTFDAAERLPFKTDDVSACQFEGGCMQARHLLDIGRRRACVITSSGNIYVNTRKLAGLEQTLAKAGCPPVKRMEIPIVDDRGGYRNETPDTLRHLLGECDALVAPGDLLALTALHMALNLGIRVPADLAIIGYNDMSFVNLTNPPLTTIHDPAEEMGSQAFELLQQRINGTAGNKPRRIEIMPTLHIRGSTVAV